The DNA region CGTGGCCTTGGCGTGGGTGCGGTCGAAGGCCGGGGTCTGGTCGTAGATGTAGACGAAGAACAGCAGGCGCTTGATCGCGTCGCGGTGGTCGAGGTTGACGAAGATCGTCTCGCCGGACGGGGCACCGAACCGGTCGTCGCCGCTGAGCTTCACGTACGGCGGCTCGTTCAGCGCGCCGAAGAAGCCGCCGAGCGGCTGGACCACGCCCTTGCTGCCGTCGGCCAGCTCGTAGAGGCAGCCGAGGTCGAGGTCGACGTTGACCATGCCCTGGGTGTGCGCCTGCACCTCCTCGGGCTTGAAGAGCCGCAGCGGGTGCCGCAGCAGACTGCTGGAGCTGCGCGGGCGGCCCTCGATGTCGGAGGTGCGCATCCGCCAGGAGAGGTTGACCCGGAGGTTGCCGGTGGCGGCGCCCTGCTGGGTGAGGGAGACGCTGGGGCGGCGGCGGGTCAGGTCGATGGAGCCGGCGGCGGATCCGCCCGCGTCGAACGGCTCCCCCCGGCCGGGAAAGAGATTGTCGAAGAAGCCCACGGCTCCCCACCCCCACAGTCGGTCCCCTACGGTCCACCCCGGCCCGTGCGCACACACGCCGACGGGGCGGCCGGGTGCTCCCGGCCGCCCCGCTTGAAGCGTTCCTCATTCTCGGGGGTGTCACACCCCGAATCGTCCGGGGTGTCACACCCTGGAACGGTCAGGGGTGTCAGACCCCGGACGGCACCTCGGTCTTGTCGTTCGAGGAGTCCGCGTCGCCCTCGGCCGCCGCGAGCGCCCTGTTGCGGCGCACGGAGGACCAGAAGGACCAGGCGATGAGCGCCACGCCGATGCCGCCGGTGACGATCTCGGGGATCTCGTACTGGATGGTGACCATGAGGACCACGGCCAGGGCGCCGATCGCGTAGTGCGCGCCGTGCTCCAGGTAGACGTAGTCGTCGAGGGTGCCCTGGCGGACCAGGTAGACGGTCAGGGACCGCACGTACATGGCGCCGACGCCGAGGCCCAGGGCCATCAGGACGATGTCGTTGGTGATGGCGAAGGCGCCGATGACGCCGTCGAAGGAGAAGGAGGCGTCGAGGACCTCAAGGTAGAGGAACATGAAGAAGGCGGCCTTGCCGGCGAGCTGGACCACCGAGACCTTCTTGCCGGAACGCTTCGCCTCTTCCTCGGCCTCGTGCTCGCGCTCCTCTTCCTCCTCCAGCTTGTTCTCGAAGTAGCCGGAGAGACCGCCGACGACGAGGTACGTGATGAGGCCGGCGATGCCGGAGATCAGCACCGTCTGCGCCTTGTCGACGTGGGCGCCGCCGTGCTGGTGGGCCTGGGTCGCGAAGGTCATCGAGGTGATGAGCAGGACGACGAGGGCGATGCAGACCGACAGCATGTCGACCTTGCCGAGCTTGGCGAGCGGGCGCTCGATCCAGCGCAGCCACTGGATGTCACGGTCCTCGAAGATGAAGTC from Streptomyces fradiae includes:
- a CDS encoding Tellurium resistance, with translation MGFFDNLFPGRGEPFDAGGSAAGSIDLTRRRPSVSLTQQGAATGNLRVNLSWRMRTSDIEGRPRSSSSLLRHPLRLFKPEEVQAHTQGMVNVDLDLGCLYELADGSKGVVQPLGGFFGALNEPPYVKLSGDDRFGAPSGETIFVNLDHRDAIKRLLFFVYIYDQTPAFDRTHAKATLYPSNGPRIEIELDEHAPQARSCAIFSLENTKGDLVVRREVRFVYGFQAELDRLYGWGLQWGRGYKSKT
- a CDS encoding DUF475 domain-containing protein; the encoded protein is MILKTFGWSFAITALGLVAGVLYGGWEAFGVVAILCILEISLSFDNAVVNAGILKKMNAFWQKIFLTVGVLIAVFGMRLVFPVVIVAISAKIGPIEAVDLALNDADRYQELVTDAHPSIAAFGGMFLLMIFLDFIFEDRDIQWLRWIERPLAKLGKVDMLSVCIALVVLLITSMTFATQAHQHGGAHVDKAQTVLISGIAGLITYLVVGGLSGYFENKLEEEEEREHEAEEEAKRSGKKVSVVQLAGKAAFFMFLYLEVLDASFSFDGVIGAFAITNDIVLMALGLGVGAMYVRSLTVYLVRQGTLDDYVYLEHGAHYAIGALAVVLMVTIQYEIPEIVTGGIGVALIAWSFWSSVRRNRALAAAEGDADSSNDKTEVPSGV